A portion of the Pseudomonadota bacterium genome contains these proteins:
- a CDS encoding AbrB/MazE/SpoVT family DNA-binding domain-containing protein — translation MRVTIKGQVTIPQEIREKLGITPAVEVDFIEEKDRIYLVKRKGEPKKTYKFRKLRGIGNVKMTTDEIMALTRGDK, via the coding sequence ATGAGAGTGACCATAAAAGGACAAGTCACGATTCCCCAGGAAATTCGGGAAAAATTAGGAATAACTCCTGCGGTTGAAGTTGATTTTATAGAAGAGAAAGACCGAATTTATTTGGTGAAACGGAAAGGCGAACCCAAAAAAACATACAAATTCAGGAAATTGAGAGGGATAGGAAACGTTAAAATGACAACTGATGAAATAATGGCCCTGACAAGAGGAGATAAATGA